The sequence TATACTATTAGGTAAAAAAAAATTAGGTCAAACACACTTAGCAAGTTAGCATACAGAAAAATAACGAGAACGTTATTTACTATCATTAGCCCATTATtacttgaattttaaaaattaaattggtCAACTACCAACTTACTTTGATTatcaatttattaattttttttgttattcacgATATTCTTTACTCTTTAGTATCATAGAACAAGGACTAATCTATTGTAGATCCgaattttatttaaagatttgTCGTTAGTTAATAAGTTACTGCATATACAAAGTGAGATTCGAATCTCAATAATTACTTAAGCGGATGAGTGAATTGATCACTTGATCAATCCAAATTAGTTGATTAATTAGATTTTCTTCgtagatttttttctttttctgacccaaaataatatctttttggtTCTTAGATTGATAGAATTTTAATTAAGTTCAATTTAACGATTGAATTTTCAATAACTACAAACAATAATAACGAAATATAATACAAATAATAATTGAATGATTATACAAAATAAATGATTCTAATCAACAAGAATAAATTATGATAATttaaatgagttataactcagtcaccaaaaaaaaaaaaaaagagttataactcaaatgacatagtctctttGTAATTACCTAAAAGATCGCGGATTCGAGTCtctctatctttgataaaaaaaaaataaattatgataATTTATAGTCGGCATTTTAGTAGTTGTTTGATCTCTTAACATGTATGCTTAATTTCTAACAATTATTTTAGTGTGGATTAGATcattaatatttgaattttatttactaAGAATACTTATATGATAATGATACTATATATTGGATTGGATTCCTAACTAAACTTCCTTTTTGGTAGCATGAACATCTCAGTGAAAGCAAAATGTTCCAATCATAAGAAAGGTACATAGAAATCAATTGTGTCACCAATTTGATTTTGATGCCACCGCTTAGGGTTGAAGGagaatttatattatattattttcagttCAGCAATCAAAGGACGTTTAGGTGCAACGGCACATGACTATCCAaccatttaaatttaaatcaattttaataataataaatattaataaattccAACATATGGAGGCCCATATCACATGGGAACCAACGTTACCACCATCTTCACTTCATCAAATTAATTAAAGAGTTCCCATTATCAGCTACTTGATACAATTTTCTCAAGTGAAATCTTAGGGTTGAGTATTGTGATTGATgaaatatatttataaatttttttagcaaaaaatataattttatcctAAGTTTTCTAGCAACATATGCTGGTTTAATTAACTCAAATTAGATTAATTAAGATTCAGTGAGTTACAAATACTAATcaatattctagagagagaaaacaAATCAAAAGTAACAATATTatgcttattattggttattctTGGATTATTTGGTGAAATTTGTTCCATGCAAtagaattattaaaaaaaagtaattaatttttatttaatttactttataAACCTCCTTATTTTAGTTGACTGAAATCTTGACCAAAAACTAATACTCAACATCCTTAATATATGATATTAACttttaggggtgagcacgggtagcgggtatCCGATTACCTgtccgaaccgaaccgaaccaattaaattggttctagaATCAACAAGTAATTGGGCCTAACTTGAACTAAACCAATGACCTTTGTTAATAATTGGTTCGGGTATCGATTTTGGGGGTGCAAAACCCGAACCAACCCGTAAactcgatcatatattaattaaataaaaaaaataaaaatatatatatgatttttagTGGCTTTTAGTgagattattcactattaatatgtttgaattttaatgagttgGTGGCTTTTAGTgagattattcactattaatatgtttgaattttaatgagtttagtttttaatgtatttggtgtttaacatgtttagattatttatattgatgttacatgtttattgtacttgttgaatttttaagataaaatttggtttttttatgaattttaaagtcatcgggtacccaattatttgaaccgaaccaatccgttcttaatcgatttggtttggtttgggtacatacacaaaaaaataaaaatccaaaccaaaccgaaccgattaCATTTTGATCAGTTCGATTCTAATTTCACCttgaacccgaaccaaaccgacccgtgctcacccctattaACTTTTGTACTAAGAAATCCAATATAAATATAACAAAACAAAAGATgtcatatataatataaaataattaattatgatATAATAAAATGTaagtataaaataatataaatataatatttgtCAAATGAATAAACCCAATGGGATACTAGTACACTCAAAATACTATTCTCTCTATTTCTTTTACATCTTCTATTTAAGAATATATAAAGTTTCATAGAATTTGCATCCAAACTATATATCAAAGGGAGtgtatgataaaaaaataaaaaaaaagtaaaaaacccTCAGTTAAAGGATATGGACCTGAAATGATCAAATGCCAGCTACACATAGCACATGTATGTGTATACACTCAATAGAGATGGCTGAAAATGGATGCATAAAATGCATGGACCAAAGTGGTTCCTATATGTGTTGTTGTCCCTTTAGTACCAATTTCTTGATCCCCCACCATTGCCATAGTGCTGTGGTTGGTTGATGAGTCACAAAATTGATGAGAGCtacatactaataataataacattaatGATCATGATGTCTTGCATGTCACACATGTATATTTTTGAAATGAATCCTCATGCTTTAGAGTCACATATTGCATTATGACACTTTTTTGTCTTTATTGGTGAGAAGTTAATGTCCTCATtgacattatctttttcaatatTAATTTTTTGGTGTGAATTTGACATGATCATATTATTGAAgttaactttttcttttttggaCTTTGGATCATATTATTGAAGTTGAACAAAGAATGAACACTAAGGTGTGACCGTGTGACTGTGTTGCTCAGAAAAAGCCCAAAAGGAGATGACAAAAACTACATATTCTAATGGGCCTCATGGATGTAAAGGGCTCAGTAGAATTAGTTGATAATGGGCCCAAGAAAATGATTGTGTTCTTGGCTTAATCTATTGGGCCTAAAAGAAAAGAGTTGGTGGCCCAAaactttatttgaaaaaaaataataatattgatATAGGGTAAAATAACATTTAATCACCTAATTATCATGtcagtaaaaataactatttttcacTTGAATACATGAAtgattatccaaaaaaaaaataaatataattaaatgactatgtaaaatattttacaatatgaatatatcaaaattaaactttaaaaaagactaaacttttttttaattatttgattaTTTCTTGAAAGGACAAAGATTTGTTATACTTTCGAAAatatgctaattttttttatattgattaaatatatgtgtaatacattGTTATTGGAAGATTAGGTGTTTTTCTTTGAtatggtatttttttttattggtaTTTATTCAAATTGGATGGTCCGATTTGTTTAAAGAAAAAAGTAAACTACAAATCAGAGGGTccgatttgtatttttattttttttatttttaaaaaaaaaatcaaatagtccgattttaacattaaaaatttttttattttcaaaaacataaatcggaccgtccaatttatgattgtttgtttgaaaaataaaacaaatcaaaGACACCAATTTATCTTAACTATAACAAAATAAAGTACATCTCTTCTCACACTATTTTAAGATACACTCTTCTCTCTCACACGAAAAAGAATTCGCGTCGGAAATACAATGCTATTGGGATAAGCATCAATGTGTGGCTGAGAGAGTTTGCAGTGAAATAATGATCTTTTGAAAGTTAGGACGGTACAGTCCAAAGAGCAGTTAGATAGAATGGTATGCAACCTCTTGATTATAATATTTCATCACATGTTTTAAAAAAAACtatgattagatataaaagataaTTGGTATGAATGGTAAGTAAATTTATCATTTTTCCCGTAATCTAAAAGTACAAGTTTTAAGTGATAGAAAATATTCGTCTTAGACCATTGTTGGACATCCATTTGTAGAAAacaaaattttaagaagaaaattgaaaaattaaaaaaaaaaaacaatttctgAAAATTGAATCAAGCAATGTAACAACAGAAGATGAAAGTATTGTATTGGTTGAGGGAATAGACTTTAGGAAAGCTTTCACATATACCAGTGTATTTGACTAATACATCCATATTCAATAATTAGGAAGCATTGGATATtgatttaaaaatagaaaatttttttacgTGTTTTATTCACTTTATTAAAACAGCGGTGTACTAAGTACGAATAGGTAAACAATTTAAATTTTGTCTGATAATATATAGCGTAATTCCTAAAACATTTCTAATTAGATAGTAAAATGACAGACATAGTAGTAAACATGACCAAGCTAAAATGCAAACAATTTCAGCTAAGGACGTAATAACTAATTTGAAGTTCATGGGCTATTTCTTTAGCAGTCATGATAGACTATTAACAATGAGTGGTACTTGACCAGTAAATTAGATTTAGATTGTGTTTTTTTTAGTTGGTTACATGGTGAAATAAGTTGTATGAGTTCCAACAAGGTGTATGCATGTTGGGATAAATtatttcattaattcaaatcatctATACTGAATCACAAAAAAGTATATATATCATAGTGCGAAAATGTATTTTTAGTcatagaaattagaaattaattgaaaaattatCTCAGTCTTAATTAAaatcttttatatctttaataGGATGACTGAATTGTAACTCCTCtgataaaaaaaagaattattgAGGCGGTTTTGGTATATCGAAGACTAAAATCctgaagtcactatttatatttgagcacgACAGAATTTTAGTCTTTAATATACTAAAGCCGCCTCAATAACTCTTTTTCTATCGGAGGAGTTACAATTCAGCCGTCCTATTAAGGATATAAAAGATTTTAATTGAATAAGTTTGAGACAACTTTAATTGAAATCACCTGCATTTTAGTTTGGTCATGTTCACTATCATTTTCGTTATTTCACTATCTAACTAGGGATGTTTTAGGAATTGCGCCATATGCTATCAACAAAATTTAAACCACCTATCTATTCGTACCTGGTACATCGCTATTTCAATAAAATGAATGAAACAGGTGAAAATTTTCCTAGACTTTATAATAAATTCAAATTTATCCTACTCCactcattttcttctttttcttttattacatAGTATAATTTCTTATTTATACTCTCAATAATTTCTAATAAGCCTAActattatttattattggtcCGTTCTATTAATTAAATTCTACATAAAAAACAAAGACATGTTTGGTTCTATAAATTTGAAAGATGGTGATAGAATTTGTATGTTTGCAAGATGGAGAGCCTAGTTGTTATTCTAAGTTTAGTATCCATCTTTGTTCTCTTCATTATCACACAAAGAAACACAAGAACAAGATCAAGAACACCACTTCCTCCTGGCCCTAAAGGCCTTCCTCTAATTGGAAATCTCCACCAACTTGATGCCAAATCCCCACATCACTATTTTAGAGAACTCTCCAAACACTATGGCCCCATCATGTCCTTCAAACTTGGTTCAACCcaagctcttgttatttcctcATCAAAATTAGCCAAAGAAGTGTTAAAGACACATGACCTCAAATTTGCAAGTAGGCCACCTTACTTAGGCCTAAGGAAATTGTCATATAATGGCTTGGACTTAGGTTTTGCACCTTATAGCCCTTATTGGAGAGAGATGAAGAAGCTTTGTGTTTTGCACCTTTTTAGCTCTCAAAGGGTCCATTCTTTTAGACCCTTTAGAGAACAAGAGGTTGCAAACATGATTAGGAGGATATCCCAACATGAAGATTCAAACAAAGTTGTAAACTTGAGTGACACTTTGATGTTTTTTACCAACACTTTGATATGTAAAATGACAGACATAGTAGTAAACATGACCAAGCTAAAATGCAAACAATTTCAGCTAAGGACGTAATAACTAATTTGAAGTTCATGGGCTATTTCTTTAGCAGTCATGATAGACTATTAACAATGAGTGGTACTTGACCAGTAAATTAGATTTAGATTGTGTTTTTTTTAGTTGGTTACATGGTGAAATAAGTTGTATGAGTTCCAACAAGGTGTATGCATGTTGGGATAAATtatttcattaattcaaatcatctATACTGAATCACAAAAAAGTATATATATCATAGTGCGAAAATGTATTTTTAGTcatagaaattagaaattaattgaaaaattatCTCAGTCTTAATTAAaatcttttatatctttaataGGATGACTGAATTGTAACTCCTCtgataaaaaaaagaattattgAGGCGGTTTTGGTATATCGAAGACTAAAATCctgaagtcactatttatatttgagcacgACAGAATTTTAGTCTTTAATATACTAAAGCCGCCTCAATAACTCTTTTTCTATCGGAGGAGTTACAATTCAGCCGTCCTATTAAGGATATAAAAGATTTTAATTGAATAAGTTTGAGACAACTTTAATTGAAATCACCTGCATTTTAGTTTGGTCATGTTCACTATCATTTTCGTTATTTCACTATCTAACTAGGGATGTTTTAGGAATTGCGCCATATGCTATCAACAAAATTTAAACCACCTATCTATTCGTACCTGGTACATCGCTATTTCAATAAAATGAATGAAACAGGTGAAAATTTTCCTAGACTTTATAATAAATTCAAATTTATCCTACTCCactcattttcttctttttcttttattacatAGTATAATTTCTTATTTATACTCTCAATAATTTCTAATAAGCCTAActattatttattattggtcCGTTCTATTAATTAAATTCTACATAAAAAACAAAGACATGTTTGGTTCTATAAATTTGAAAGATGGTGATAGAATTTGTATGTTTGCAAGATGGAGAGCCTAGTTGTTATTCTAAGTTTAGTATCCATCTTTGTTCTCTTCATTATCACACAAAGAAACACAAGAACAAGATCAAGAACACCACTTCCTCCTGGCCCTAAAGGCCTTCCTCTAATTGGAAATCTCCACCAACTTGATGCCAAATCCCCACATCACTATTTTAGAGAACTCTCCAAACACTATGGCCCCATCATGTCCTTCAAACTTGGTTCAACCcaagctcttgttatttcctcATCAAAATTAGCCAAAGAAGTGTTAAAGACACATGACCTCAAATTTGCAAGTAGGCCACCTTACTTAGGCCTAAGGAAATTGTCATATAATGGCTTGGACTTAGGTTTTGCACCTTATAGCCCTTATTGGAGAGAGATGAAGAAGCTTTGTGTTTTGCACCTTTTTAGCTCTCAAAGGGTCCATTCTTTTAGACCCTTTAGAGAACAAGAGGTTGCAAACATGATTAGGAGGATATCCCAACATGAAGATTCAAACAAAGTTGTAAACTTGAGTGACACTTTGATGTTTTTTANNNNNNNNNNNNNNNNNNNNNNNNNNNNNNNNNNNNNNNNNNNNNNNNNNNNNNNNNNNNNNNNNNNNNNNNNNNNNNNNNNNNNNNNATGTTGTTGATGAAGAATTAGGGTGTGGCCAAAGGAGCAAGTTGCAAGTGTTGCTAAATGAGGCTCAAGCATTGTTGGTTGAGTTTTACTTTTCAGATCATTTTCCCATTTTGGGGTGGGTTGATTGGCTTAGAGGAACACTTTGGAGGCTAGATAAGAACTTCAAGGAATTGGACAAGTTCTATGAAAAAGTTATCTTTGACCATATGGATTCAGCTAGGGCTAATAAATCCAATGAGCAACAAGTTAAAGACATCATTGATATCTTTCTAGAGATGATGAATGATCACTCACTCTCCTTTGATCTCACTCTAGATCATATAAAAGCTGTGCTCATGGTAAGTAATTATAGCTAgcatctttttaatattttttgcttTAGTTAAAAgaaattattattggttattgaatttaatttatttaattagaaaaaaaaattaaaatgagaaaAATTATAAAGcgacaaaataaaattatacagTTAGTCTCTACACTTTCAGTGAAATTATTGTAAATTAGTCCCTATactttaaaaatttgtaattgagttcctaaagagaattaaaatctACAATTTAGTTTCCGCCAGTCAAAAAGTGTtgatttaacaaaatattttcaaaatatgctgagaatattctgttaaaatagaaaatatactaagaatattctattaaatcaaatattttttgaaCGACAGGGActaaattgcaaattttaattatctttagagacccaattacaaatttttaaagtGTAGGAACCAATTTGTAATTTCACTAAAAGTATAGAGAACAACCGTATAATTTAACCACAAAATAATGAGTTAGTCATAattgaatttgtaatttttatGGTGGGAATATTTGTTCTATAATTCAagagaaattagattctcacttTTTTCATTTTACTAACTTTCTCTTATTTTAGAAGCTTTGGTCTGTCATCTGATATGGCTTACACTTGAATTCAACTAGATTTTCGTTAAAaacatttttaaataataaaagttttatttgtacattaaaatcagttaccacaatgtatttgtatataaatatatgtgtggtttaatttattttcaatgtgtatttatatttgaacgtgtattttatactaatagttaattttgatggctgattttagtgtacagaCAGCATAGTCTTTCAAATAAATACAATATGTGCTATGGAATTAGATCTAACATGATCGTTGAATGTGAATGCAGAACATCTTTATAGCTGGAACAGACCCAAGTGCAGGTACAACAGTTTGGGCAATGAATGAACTTTTGAAGAACCCTAAAGCTATGAAAAAGCTTCAAAGTGAAATTAGAGGTTTATTTGGAGACAAAGATTTCATAAATGAAGATGACATTCAAAGGCTTCCATATCTCAAAGCAGTAATAAAGGAAACACTAAGAATGTTCCCACCATCACCACTACTCTTACCAAGAGAAACAATTGAAACATGCAACATAGAAGGTTATGAAATAAAACCAAAAACTTTAGTCTATGTTAATGCATGGGCCATAGCAAGGGACCCCAAGAATTGGAAAGACCCAGAAGAGTTTTGTCCTGAAAGATTCATTGAGAATCCAATAGATCTCAAAGGGAATGATTTTGAGCTAATTCCATTTGGTAGTGGAAGAAGAATTTGCCCTGCCATGAACATGGGGTTGGTTACCATAGAAATTGCATTAGCAAATCTTGTTCACTCATTTGATTGGAGTTTGCCAATTGGGTTTGACAATGAAGAAATGTTTGACACGCAAGTGAAGCCAGGGATAACCATGCACAAGAAAAACGATCTTTTTCTTGTGGCCAAGAAACATGTACCTTAGATAGTGTTTgcagagagacagagacggaaagactgagagacagagattaagagacagaaattgaaataaatttccaTATTTTGTTTGGTGTAGAGTgaaagacagaaattgaaacaaaaatgaaattctaatttaatttgtacaaaaggtaaaattggaattaactaattgaaatgaaggtattttaggtataaaatattattaaagttttaatctctatctctaaaaattttagtcttctGTGTcctcactttttggaggtactgaaatactgaaattttagagacagaaacaaaaattttagtatcagtctttgaatcaacaaacatgatactgagtttcAATCTTCCAATCTctatctcagtacctcaaaacaaacactaccttaaAGTTAGTTGTGTGCACGTGCCTTCCTAGGATTGATATTTAGCATGGTATTTTTATATACTCATGTATACAACACACAAGTTTTTGTTAAATATTAGTGCAAATTATaagggttttttatttttatttttagcaattaaattaaaaaagCTTGGATTATGATAAGAGTAATTGATGACACTCACTAATGATCAAGTTTTCTATgaatttagtatatttatattataacCTTGTGTTGGTATTCTTTTAGGAGAGGCTAATACAtgtttataaatatatatagtttgggatttttttaataaataaaataaaataattatttatcggtatatattttttaaaaatatttatatttttcttttatgatataAAGGATAATTTACATACATAAATTggatgagaaaaaaaaattacataaatattttAAGTTGAATCTTGTTTGACTCTTTGTAAATCGAATCAaataaatttgatttatatttttttaatgttgattcgatttactactttaCAATATATACATAGTAAATTGAATTAGCTATATTAGTAGTAAATCGAAAAAGTGTAAATCAAATTTATTTGATTCAATTTACAGAGTCAAATGAAACATGCAtatattaaaattcaatttaagaCATCTatgtaatttttttcttatttaaatttttttcttaNNNNNNNNNNNNNNNNNNNNNNNNNNNNNNNNNNNNNNNNNNNNNNNNNNNNNNNNNNNNNNNNNNNNNNNNNNNNNNNNNNNNNNNNNNNNNNNNNNNNNNNNNNNNNNNNNNNNNNNNNNNNNNNNNNNNNNNNNNNNNNNNNNNNNNNNNNNNNNNNNNNNNNNNNNNNNNNNNNNNNNNNNNNNNNNNNNNNNNNNNNNNNNNNNNNNNNNNNNNNNNNNNNNNNNNNNNNNNNNNNNNNNNNNNNNNNNNNNNNNNNNNNNNNNNNNNNNNNNNNNNNNNNNNNNNNNNNNNNNNNNNNNNNNNNNNNNNNNNNNNNNNNNNNNNNNNNNNNNNNNNNNNNNNNNNNNNNNNNNNNNNNNNNNNNNNNNNNNNNNNNNNNNNNNNNNNNNNNNNNNNNNNNNNNNACACGTTTCAATGTCAATCAATGGTTTTCGTGAAAGAAAAATTAGTTATGAATTTATGATAGAGACGGATGAGAAATTGTATCTTGAACATTTTAATAGTCATCTGGAGTTATCTATAATGGTTTTTGTTTTTATCACTAGTAACAAAATAACTAGTCCCTCCATTTCTACTTAATTATCACTTCActtttttttaacattaaaaaattatacatCTAAACATtacatatatataaacataaatatgTCTAATATATTAATCTAAATGTACCAAAAATATAAAGATGACAATGGAATATTTGAGTTACCAAATAACATATCTTAAAAGGAAAAGAATTCTATAGAAATTTGCCAAGGAAGATGGTTATCTAATTGCAGACTATATATGATAACAAATTTGAAAGTTGCGGTTGCTATATATAAAACTTGCAAGAACAATAATACCCAAAATTTATCCACCAAGAAAAATCAGCTAGAGATTAAACCATTGTAATCTATAAATTATGGCTATAAACAAACCAATAAAATCCTTTTCCCCCCTAATAATTGCCTATATATTTTCTTGGTCTTCTCCACCACTAATTAAAATTCTAAACGGTACCATAATACAACCATGAATGGGAATACTAAGAAACTTATAGGTATCATCACAATGATCCCAACACAACATAAAAGCAGCCATTTTGTATGGTGAAGTCTTGAGATTCTTCAATGGAGCTTTTGATTCAACTAAAATATGGAACAATCAATGATAGGTAAGAAAAGGGAGTGGGGGCTATGTTCACTAACATGAAAAGGTGTTCCAAGTATAAGTTAACACTGAgaaacaaacaaattaaatgaatatAATGGACCTAAAATGCAGGCAACAAATGTGATTTCAATGCGTCGGGTAGAAACGAATGCGACCGCGGCTGCGGCTGTGGCTGTGGCTTTGGCTCTTCTGGAGCATGGCTGTTTGGAAAATTTAGAGGAGGGGATCTCCACCAAGATTTGCGACAGTGCGCCTTAATCGCCGAACTTCAGCATCCAAGGTCTCATTCAAAGCTGTGAAAATAAGGACACAAATTGTTACACAGTTGTCGAAATGAAATGTAAGCCTTGAATGCTTAATTGGACCCCCCACACCCTAAAAGTATCATTATCATAGTTAAAAAATCTAGGGTTAAATAAGTTTTATAGccacagaatttattatttttggttttagtcCTTGTAGTTTATTTTTGATACACAAAAATTAAAACTTTTGGTTTTGGTCCATGCCATTAATTTGTCATTGTTAAATACTAACTGACAAACTGAAATCTAACTTAAGAATATCACATCCTGATTGTGTTAATGTCTGTATTAACAAAGACAAATTAACGATGGGGACTAAATCCAAACATTTAGAATTTTGCAAGCCACATCCCCAATCATGAATTACGAATATGATTGTGATCAAAGTTATATTTGATTGAATATTTAAATAACAATTATCTTTATTATAGTAGGTATCAAACTTATAAAGAAAAAGCATCACTTCAAAGTAACGGCTGTCATGCATTACCCCTGTAAAATTTGATACAAAAATGATATAAAAAGAGTAGCAGAAACTAAAGAGAGAACATTTAAATAGACAACAACTGACTTGCATAAATTTTTGCAACATGAACGTTTTGAGCAACTGCATCTATTGAAGAAAAATCAGGCCAATCAACTATAACCAGAATACAGCATTCTTTAATCTTTATAAACAATTTTGAAGGGGGTTATAACATGCAAGCAACTTCCAAGATATACAATATTGGTGAGAGTTACACTAGGGTTCCAAAAAACAAGAATTCGTCAAGATGAATCAAAAAGGCATGGttggattaaaaaaataaaaacctttCATACTCTGCTAATTCAcattaaacatttcaaaaaattgaTAATCAGCAAACTTAATTGAACAAAGACACAAAGGCATAGAGTGAAGATTGTTGTCACACATAATTGAAAGAAATGACACAATTATCCACTTCAAATCAAGGTTACACTCTACAAAAGTTAGATCGGTTTTGGGCTAGTTATAATACATAGTGTAGAAGGAAAATATTTACGCATACCATCTTTCAGTTGGGACTGTTGTTCCAAGGCTTGAAGCTTCAATTTGTACTCATTATTCAAACTTTTAAGCTCTGAATTATCCATCTGGAGACAAGAATAACGCAGGGGGAgaaaaaaagtagaaaaaaaattagtataagTGATCGATGGTAATAGAATAAAACTGAGAAACCAAAGTAACATAAGCTCATCTCAGAAGATATTCACCTGTAGTTTAGTAAATTGAGTAGACAATGAGGTTGTT is a genomic window of Arachis ipaensis cultivar K30076 chromosome B06, Araip1.1, whole genome shotgun sequence containing:
- the LOC107646223 gene encoding cytochrome P450 83B1, coding for MESLVVILSLVSIFVLFIITQRNTRTRSRTPLPPGPKGLPLIGNLHQLDAKSPHHYFRELSKHYGPIMSFKLGSTQALVISSSKLAKEVLKTHDLKFASRPPYLGLRKLSYNGLDLGFAPYSPYWREMKKLCVLHLFSSQRVHSFRPFREQEVANMIRRISQHEDSNKVVNLSDTLMFFTNTLICKMTDIMESLVVILSLVSIFVLFIITQRNTRTRSRTPLPPGPKGLPLIGNLHQLDAKSPHHYFRELSKHYGPIMSFKLGSTQALVISSSKLAKEVLKTHDLKFASRPPYLGLRKLSYNGLDLGFAPYSPYWREMKKLCVLHLFSSQRVHSFRPFREQEVANMIRRISQHEDSNKVVVDEELGCGQRSKLQVLLNEAQALLVEFYFSDHFPILGWVDWLRGTLWRLDKNFKELDKFYEKVIFDHMDSARANKSNEQQVKDIIDIFLEMMNDHSLSFDLTLDHIKAVLMNIFIAGTDPSAGTTVWAMNELLKNPKAMKKLQSEIRGLFGDKDFINEDDIQRLPYLKAVIKETLRMFPPSPLLLPRETIETCNIEGYEIKPKTLVYVNAWAIARDPKNWKDPEEFCPERFIENPIDLKGNDFELIPFGSGRRICPAMNMGLVTIEIALANLVHSFDWSLPIGFDNEEMFDTQVKPGITMHKKNDLFLVAKKHVP